One part of the Vitis riparia cultivar Riparia Gloire de Montpellier isolate 1030 chromosome 15, EGFV_Vit.rip_1.0, whole genome shotgun sequence genome encodes these proteins:
- the LOC117932576 gene encoding uncharacterized protein LOC117932576: protein MALKKMMSCYGVLLLLIVVDINGVWSISREEDLELERQLKILNKPGVKTIKTDNGEIFNCVDIHKQPSLDHPLLKNHEVQVVITLIFKKGVTIGTGQRSAKIHTNDMLVPKFYGIESYLNIYNPTLSSPDQASTTLIYLAGGVDDCDISVGWTVYEPRYGDNKTRLFTYWTADGGATTGCYDLLCPGFILTNPDFPLGFALPSSTYRGAQYDLKMSVSKDPKTGHWWLFVADIEFGYWPKQLFGFFGVARELYWGGEVFSPSQPFPPMGSGHFPEEGAGAACFMRALKYKYEDGGAFVDILDEGMSVRADNPECYKVGPLSNRGGFWGYTFLFGGPGGQC from the exons ATGGCTCTCAAAAAGATGATGAGTTGTTATGGTGTGTTACTTCTTTTGATTGTTGTTGATATTAATGGAGTTTGGAGCATTTCAAGAGAAGAAGATCTTGAGCTAGAAAGACAACTCAAGATTTTAAATAAGCCTGGTGTTAAGACCATTAAA ACAGACAATGGTGAAATTTTTAATTGCGTGGACATTCACAAACAGCCATCATTGGATCATCCTTTGCTTAAAAATCATGAAGTTCAGGTAGTTATTACGTTGATATTCAA AAAAGGAGTCACCATCGGTACTGGGCAAAGG TCTGCAAAGATACATACAAATGACATGTTAGTTCCAAAGTTCTATGGAATCGAAAGCTACTTGAATATATACAATCCTACACTTTCGTCACCGGACCAAGCTAGTACTACTTTAATTTATCTCGCTGGTGGAGTTGATGACTGTGACATATCTGTGGGATGGACA GTGTATGAGCCAAGATATGGTGACAACAAAACTCGCTTGTTTACATATTGGACC GCAGATGGTGGTGCGACAACCGGTTGCTATGATCTTCTTTGTCCAGGGTTTATCCTAACTAACCCTGACTTTCCACTGGGCTTTGCACTTCCCTCTTCTACCTACCGTGGCGCCCAGTATGATCTTAAAATGAGTGTATCCAAG GATCCAAAAACAGGTCATTGGTGGTTATTTGTAGCTGACATAGAGTTCGGGTACTGGCCTAAACAACTGTTTGGTTTCTTTGGGGTTGCCAGAGAGCTATATTGGGGAGGAGAAGTATTCAGCCCAAGCCAACCTTTCCCCCCCATGGGCAGTGGCCATTTTCCAGAGGAAGGAGCGGGTGCCGCGTGCTTTATGAGGGCGCTTAAGTATAAATACGAGGATGGAGGGGCTTTTGTAGATATTCTAGATGAGGGCATGTCTGTTCGTGCGGACAATCCTGAGTGTTATAAAGTTGGTCCTCTCAGTAATCGTGGTGGTTTTTGGGGTTATACATTTTTGTTTGGAGGGCCTGGTGGACAGTGTTAG